CCGGGGCGATGCCTCGGCGGCGGCGTAGGCTTTCCGCGCCGCCTCGATGCCCGCGAGGTCGGCGGCCTCGAACCGCACCATCTGCATCGCCTTCAGCGCATCGGCGCCTTCCGACGTCTTGTGGAGACCCGGAAGTGCCTCGAGCAGCGCTTCAAACCGCCGGCCCTTCGCACGGTTCCTCACCGTGCAGAGCAGCGTTCCCGGCAGCGGCTTGGCGCGGTACACCGTCTCGACCTTCGCCGCGAGCGGCAGCGAGGCGAGCGCGGTCGACTGCGCGGCGTCGAGGAGCGCGGCGATTCTCTCCCCGGCCGCCGCCCGGCGGAGCGCGGACAGGATCGAAGGGGAGAACCTCACCGTCGTGGAGGACGGGAGCGCTCCCCAGGGTCCCAGGACCGGGCCGCGGACGAAGGCGGGTGCGTAGCCGGGCGCACCCACGACCTCGAAGCCCTCGAGCGCCGCGACGGACGGAATCGCCCCGCTCCTGGCGACGAGGCTCCAGCTTTCCGTGGCGCCCGACTCCCGGACCACCTCGAGGCGCGGCGCGAGCCCGAGCGACGGGCCGTGCTTCAGGTAGAAAGGGAGCGGCACGAGCGCGAGCGCCGCGTCGTCCTGTGCCAGCCGGGCGAGCCCCGGCTCCTCTCTCTCGTGATAGACCGCGGAGAGGCCTCCGGCCGGCCAGCCGGCCGCGCGCGCCGCGGCGGCCGCGAACGTGTCCATCACCGGGCGCGCTTGCGCCGTCGTGCCGGGGTATCCCGGTGCGCAGATCACGAGGACTGTCGGGGACGGCGGTTCCGCCGGGACCGCCGGGAGGACGAGGAGCACGATCGCGACGAGAAGCGCTTTGCGCATGGCTCTGCTCACTCCGAGGCCGGCGCCGCGGGGACGGCGTCCGGCCGGTGACGGCCGAGGATCCACAGCGCCGCGGGGAGCGCGGTGAAATCGGCCAGCATCGAAAGGACGAATGCGAGCGCCGAGAGGATACCCAGCTCCCGCATGGGCGGAAGGTCCGACAGCGCGAACGCCAGGAATCCCCCGGCGTTGATCATCGTGGCGAAGAAGATCGCCCGCCCCGAAATGAGGAGCGTGTGCCGCAGGCCGTCTTCCACGGAGCCGTTTCGCCTCGCCTCGCTGAAGTGATAGAAGAAGTGGATCTGGTCGTTCTCCGAGGTGCCGAGAACCGTCGAGGCGATGAGAATCGTCGCGACGTTGAGCCCGATCCCCGCGAGGCGCATGAACCCGAACATCGCGAGGATCGCGAATAGCGAAGGGATCATGGCCATCAGCCGCGCCGGGCCGCTCCTGAAGAGCAGGAGGAACGTGAGGAAGATGACCGCCGCGGTCAGGAGAAAGCTGTCGACCAGGGTCGGCACGAGGTGGTAGGCGATCTTGGCCTGGAGCCGCTCGGTGCCCACCGTCGAGATGCGGAACGGCTCGAGGGCCGGATCGCGGGCCACCGCCTCCTTCCAGAGCCCCGCGATCCGCCGGTCCAGGTCGAGGAAGCCCTCGTACCGATCCACGCGGCTCAAGACCGTGATGTGAGTCTCTGACAGCGTCGCGACGTCGACGAACGAGCGAAGCTCCGGCTCCTGGAGCAGGAGGTTTTCGAGCTGTGCCGAGGCCGCCTCGAGCCCCGCTCGGTCCTCCGGGAGGCGGTCGCCGAGCCCGGAAACGTACTGGAGGAGACGGAGGACGGTCGTCGGCCCGACCGCGGAGCCCACTCGCTCGTCCGCCTCGAGCGCGCGAGAGAAGCGGTCGAGGCCCAGCAGCACCTCGGGCCGGACGACGCTGCCCGGCGGTCCGGCGAGCCAGACCTCCGTGACCGAGAGGCTCGGAAGGAGCTGCTGCACCCGCCGCGTGTCCTGCGCGAGCCTCACGCCCGGATCGATGTAGTCGAGGGCGTCGCTCTCGAGGCTCATCGGCGCGACCACGCCCTTGAGGCCGAAGAGAGCCACGGCGCCCGCCGCGCAGAAGGCGAGCGACGCGGGCACGAGCACCCACCGCCAGCGGAACGTGAAGGCCGGCAGGCGCTCCGCGAGGCGGACGAACCAGCGCCCGCCGCGGACGGAGCGCTCCTGCTGGGTCGGCGTCCTCAGGATCCTCTGGAGCGCCGGGAACAGCGTGAACACCACCCCCCAGGTGATCAGGATCCCCGCGGCGACCCAGATCCCCATCTCGCGGATCGGCCGGATGTGCGATACCGCCAGCGCCGCGAATCCGACCGCGGTGGCGAACAGCGACGCGGTGCAAGGGAGGAACTTGTTGGCGAGGGTGTCGACCTGGTGGTCGTCGAGCGGCCGGCCCGCCGGGTGCTCCACGAACCTCGAATGGATGTACACGAGCGTCGCCGTGCAGGTCACGAGGACCGTCATGGGCACGAGCGACGAGACGATCGTGATGACGTCTCCGGAGAGGCCCGCGTATCCCACCGTGAGGGCCAGGCTCGAGGCGATCGTGGCGAGGAACGCCGAGAGGGCCCGGAACGACCGGTAGAGGAAGAGGATCAGCAAGACGACGAACGCGCCGAACAGCGGGAAGGACCTGAGCGCCGCGTCGCGGGTCGCGTCCTCGAAGTAGCCGTTGACGTACGGCTCCCCCGTCTTCCGGAGCGCCAGCAGAGGCTTCGGATCCATGACGGTCGGATCGACCGCGAGGTTCACGGCGTCGAGGACCACTCGGCGCTCCTCGGGCGAGCGGACGTCGAAGGAGAGGACGATCGAGAGGAACCGGGCTCC
The sequence above is drawn from the Terriglobia bacterium genome and encodes:
- a CDS encoding phosphate/phosphite/phosphonate ABC transporter substrate-binding protein, giving the protein MRKALLVAIVLLVLPAVPAEPPSPTVLVICAPGYPGTTAQARPVMDTFAAAAARAAGWPAGGLSAVYHEREEPGLARLAQDDAALALVPLPFYLKHGPSLGLAPRLEVVRESGATESWSLVARSGAIPSVAALEGFEVVGAPGYAPAFVRGPVLGPWGALPSSTTVRFSPSILSALRRAAAGERIAALLDAAQSTALASLPLAAKVETVYRAKPLPGTLLCTVRNRAKGRRFEALLEALPGLHKTSEGADALKAMQMVRFEAADLAGIEAARKAYAAAEASPR
- a CDS encoding MMPL family transporter gives rise to the protein MTSGGSPDGPRILRRVFRFIIAKRWWVVGFHALLLVPGIRFALAVGQDDSVERLVVRTDPDYVAAEAFAKVFGHSESAILVAEAADPFSPGVLKRLDEIERRLEKIRGVGVESVLSIFRRTQGGFQPTPARCAAFREFATDTDLFARQGLVGARFLSIVLSFDVRSPEERRVVLDAVNLAVDPTVMDPKPLLALRKTGEPYVNGYFEDATRDAALRSFPLFGAFVVLLILFLYRSFRALSAFLATIASSLALTVGYAGLSGDVITIVSSLVPMTVLVTCTATLVYIHSRFVEHPAGRPLDDHQVDTLANKFLPCTASLFATAVGFAALAVSHIRPIREMGIWVAAGILITWGVVFTLFPALQRILRTPTQQERSVRGGRWFVRLAERLPAFTFRWRWVLVPASLAFCAAGAVALFGLKGVVAPMSLESDALDYIDPGVRLAQDTRRVQQLLPSLSVTEVWLAGPPGSVVRPEVLLGLDRFSRALEADERVGSAVGPTTVLRLLQYVSGLGDRLPEDRAGLEAASAQLENLLLQEPELRSFVDVATLSETHITVLSRVDRYEGFLDLDRRIAGLWKEAVARDPALEPFRISTVGTERLQAKIAYHLVPTLVDSFLLTAAVIFLTFLLLFRSGPARLMAMIPSLFAILAMFGFMRLAGIGLNVATILIASTVLGTSENDQIHFFYHFSEARRNGSVEDGLRHTLLISGRAIFFATMINAGGFLAFALSDLPPMRELGILSALAFVLSMLADFTALPAALWILGRHRPDAVPAAPASE